gaggtgttcaaagcttgggatattttttataacctatccctgctttaaacgtctctacaactttatctctgacctgtctgatgtgtttcttggccttcatgatgctgtttgttcaccaaggttctttaacaaacctcttcacagaacagctgtatttatactgagattaaattacatgctatttactaatcaggtgacttctgaaggcaattgattccactagattatagttaggggtatcagagtattttcagatatttatttttaaacaattttgaaaaccatttatcatttaccttccatttcacaattatatgccactttgtgttggtctattacataaaatcccaatataatacatttccatttttggttgtaacatgacaaaatgtggaaaatttgaaggggtataaatactttttcaaggcactgtacacaggaAAAGGATGTTGGCTAAGATTTTAATTTTTAACCTTGCAACTTTTGATCATAAAGTCATTAACCTGCAAGTGCCTCTGGATTCTTTTGCTTTCAAAGCATCGATTATGGGGATCTCCTGGGAGGAGTGCACCTAGATTATATTATAAGCTGGAAAGTGATCTCTGAAAGGTTCCACATACTTCTCTCACCTACACTCTATGTAATAATGGTAAACCTGAAAAGAAGCCGAATGGTCTTAGGGGCTAGCAAAGGGGTGTGTATCACAAAATCACTGTCTTCTAGCAGTGTCAAAAAGAAAATCCCTGTAgttgaggcttcattcacatggccaTATGTTTATCCTCTGTATGGAATGCAGGGTCTTGTTGGCAAAGCCAGTAGAAGATCCTGAGAAAAATGTGTATCTTAAATACTTGCATTTAGATGCATACAATTCTTTTAATTACTTTATATGTGCATGCATGCAGGTATTTACATTAATTTACATGTGTAAAATCTGCAAATGTACGTAAATGTAAAATGTACAATGTTCGGGCCATGAATAGAGAGGTGTATGGTAGTGCTGTGTTTAGATACGTGCAATACTATAAGTGTAAACCTCTAAAAATCAGCATTTAGGctcctgtgtgaaagaggcctaaagggtTCTAACTAAATGGTTCTCTTATTTGTACACACTCGCCAAATATTTGTTACATTTACTTACTATCAGTATACCATGAAGTCATCACTACCATTCTGTTCACTTCAGTCTGTCGCATTGCTCCCACAATGGCTTTCATGGAGTCAGTGTAACCACTAATAGATGAGAACATTTTATAAGAAAATCCTAGACATGACATAACTGCATCCTGGCCTTGCAAATGTTCCACTAGGGATTCCTGTGAAAATATATTGGCTTCTACCACCTGAAAAACAAAGTATGTGTTAGATTCTAAGTGAATGTTTCTGCAACATGAATGCTACgtactgtataataaaaaaaaaaatcagtgttatGCAATTAAAGCAACATAGACCTTATATATCTGTTTATAATAACACTAACTAAACACATTGGAATAATTGAAGCCCTTTTAAATTGGTAGAatttttggttttaatttttttaaattttatatttttcccATTACAAAGGATTGTTGAGAACAACATAGTGGTCTGTCTATTTTGGTTTACAGTCTAAACCAATGGTCTCTAACctgcggccctttgtttgcctttatccggcccttgaggtaccattcttcccactgatacatggcacaattcctctcactgacaacgATGagaaaccattccttccactgacaccaacaacggggtggaattgttccttccactgacaccaacaatggggcagtatttCTTTCACTGAAATCAATGATGGGCCATTATTCCTACTATAGATATAAACAAttgagtactattcctcccactgacagcaatgatggagtCCTATTCCTCCCAGCATTACCAACGATGGGGCTTAATTCCTCCCTATGGATATAAATGAttgaacactattccttccactgatacaactgacgaggcactattcctctcactgataccaatgatggaacactattcctctcactgataccaatgatggaacactattcctctcactgataccaatgaaggaacactattcctctcactgataccaatgatggaacactattcctctcacggataccaatgatggaacactattcctctcacggataccaatgatggaacactattcctctcacggataccaatgatggaacactattcctctcacggataccaatgatggaacactattcctctcacggataccaatgatggaacactattcctctcacggataccaatgatggaacactattcctctcacggataccaatgatggaacactattcctctcactgataccaatgatggaacactattcctatcactgataccaatgatggaacactattcctctcactgataccaatgatggaacactattcctctcactgataccaatgatggaacactattcctctcactgataccaatgatggaacactattcctctcacggataccaatgatggaacactattcctctcacggataccaatgatggaacactattcctctcacGGATACcagtgatggaacactattcctctcacggataccaatgatggaacactattcctcctactgacaccagccatgggagacaataaaaaggaaataaactggccatttgtttagaaagtttggagaacccgcTTGTTATAGGAAATTATTTAGTGAATGCTGTTTTTGTTTCCAATGACAGTGATCAGCAACCAAGAGCAAATGTTACTGGTTTCCATGCTTTCAACATTACCATAACGTCTATCAACAAGTCCATTATGGGAACTGGAACTTATCTGATCAAACATTCATTTTTAAACAGGcagcatcactggggggcagggcgatgatgtcagcaagagcattttgaccacacccactgttcaccaccGCACGCTATACACACTGCATTACTACATTCCTTGGggtacccaaaggtgtcccaggtcttttataatcctatagtgtatactatagAGAAAAaatgctaaagtgttcaggtttggcttgaagaaaaggtggcaaccctatgcacaCCTGATTGTCCCTTCCAGAGGGTTACAAAGGCTAATTCTAAACTAGGCTTCATTCACTGACGATTACGATGCTGCATCTTGATGCAACATCACTCTGTGGTATGATTTGCTGCATTGATTTGGATTCATTAAGATGATTACTTGCATCCAGTTTGTGTGCCGTCAGAACTGCTGGTCCTGGGTGCAATTTGTGGCCAGAGCTGATCAGAGGCTGTATTTGCATTTGTATGTGTGGCTACATACATGGGGATGGCCATTGATTTGGGTTCAAATCCATCCATGGCAGTTGCTGGCTGCGGCTGTTGACACACAGTGTGCACGGGGCTGCTGTTTCTGCGTAGAACCTAATCGCCAGTGTGCATCAGACCTTAATGCTAGTTGCATTCAAAGTAATTATTTCCAGTAAATACAAAACTGTGTTAATTGGCATTTTTTTAACCTTCCTGAtgtattttaaaggctaagtttactttttgtttttttattttttttattttagctcccctatgtaccaatataacatTAATGTACTTTTGCATAAAAAGCTTTCTATTTGTCCTACACCAGCCCTTACCTCAGTGTCAGTgatttttgtatataaaaaaaacttcattacttcctggacagaccttAGGACATGAAAATTTTAAGACGCAGGAAGGAGTCACCAGCTGACATCATTACCACACCCTGCATGGTTTTCCAATACAATCAGCAACcactgttctcactaaatacacagccagTGATCGATTTATTTTCCACCTTAGCTTCAGGCTGCATAGTTTGCGCATTTgccagagtgtgcaggagctgagtgatcaGGTAACATCCCATGTGGTTCAGAGCTatagtattgaaaacaggaaaaGTATGTCCTGGGTTTtgtaaagttcaccatacactatacaatgtgattgtacaatctcctttaaatctaccattaactatgtagtgcaggggcactgtctcagtgttcacgctgcacagctcctccagccaAGCTCCAGGTAGGATAGGATGGGGGGCTCTTCCTGCAGGGATATTCCCCCCCCAAGATTAGGGGGGCCGCagtggtctgtgaggcggtagtataccgcactatcACCGCCGCTGCCACCGCCGTCATTACCATGTGGCAGACCCCAtcatctgccggcctctctccttcctcctccaccccggcctcccctccatgcttgtcccggagGGTCGGCTCGTGCGGAAAAGCGCACGTTTTTTTGAAAAAACGAGGGGGGTGGTCAGAGGGGGGGGCGGAGCATCAGCGCGACGTCTggcgtgcttagacgcccacatcgccggctgcacaggctataagaagcacacttttcaggtgcacacagcctatggagggacacagagctgacggtcgcatgtaaggtgggacacaggcattctcctaggcagcatttacttagaaacacttgactgggcattggtagcagtggCAAGTtgctggactacatcgctcagcagtcagtgtttcatttttttgatacctccaccttgtttgctttgcactatgggtagaagaggtacaaataccccaaaaaccagaggctctaggggatctccctcaggctctgaggaccccccttctgcagcaccttccccccctgaaggacctgggatggctggccagggagagctgttggggtcaggggctgcatctgcttctggcacttcagcccctgtatacattacgcaggaggtttttttcctcaaccattaatggactagaggaaagattaatgccCTTAATCGCATCGTCACTCAGTGGAaaaaaacgcactaggtcttcctctgttacccaggatcCTCAGGCAaaggaactctggggaaaaaggagaagaatccctttcagaggatcggaatgggactgatgattcctcctctgaggaatcaagtggagaagggccctcttcagcttctcaggatgagaaggtcttagtacagatccttgctggattgatccgctccacatttaagttacccgtatctgagtcagttaaagaaccctcttcttctttggggtcactgaagcctcctcaaacagcacatacttttcctgttcataatttgctagaaaagctcatttattctgagtgggatcacccagataaacgtttttttttccgcctaaaaagttttcaacactttatcctatggaagaaaaatttataaagatgtgggggataccggccgctgatgccgccatttcctccgtaaataaaagtctgacttgtcctgtagacaatgctcagatgctcagggatcctgttgataaaaaaatggaatccctgttgaaggatattttctccttagcaggttcagtagctcaacctgcagtggcagcgatcggagtctgtcgatacttaagagaccatgttaaacaggtccttaaagttctacctgaacagcaggcccaggggttggctaaccttccagcggccttatgttttgctgttgacgccatcagagattctatcatccaaacctctcgtctttcacttgggttggtgcatatgcgtagactcttatggttgaaaaattggtcagccgaagcaccatgtaagaaacttctggctggatttccatttcgtggtgcaaggctgtttggagaggatttggacaattatatccaaaagatctctagtgggaaaagcactctcttacctgataagaaaaggagtaagcgtccctctttcaaacgggctctttccccagtgccaggagcatcagcctccaggcagtcgcgacggcctcctccgtcagtgTCTAGAAATACATTTCAGAGTTGACCCCAgagtcaaaagaagtcctgggggaagaagcctactagacaagatgctaaagcctctttatgagggagcgcccccgctcgctcgggtgtgGGGAAGATTGCTACGGTTTGCAAAACTCTgtcaggaggatttccaggacagatgggtaatctccacggtaactctaggttgcaaactggagtttcaagaattcccctctcctcgtttcctcagatcaggtgtctcCAGAGATCCatagaaaaagcagtcgctcctcctagcgttagagcgactattgtcgcaaaaattcatcatggtggttcccacgaaagatcaaggattgggattttattccaagCTTTTTACGGtacaaaaaccaaatggagatgtcagacccattctggatctaaaggatctgaatcgattcctaaggattcgatcctttcgcatggaatgaATTTggtcagttgtctccatcctacagggaggagaatttctggcatcaatagacatcagagatgcgtatctgcatgcacccatttttcctgctcaataaaagtacttgcgcttcgaaatagaagggcaccattttcagtttgtggctctgcctttcgggctagccactgcacctcgagtgtttacacagatcttggctcctcctctggccagattaagggctcaaggtataactgtcatagcatacctagacgacctgctcttgatagaccggtcggtagcctgtttgagcgggaacttgatgaccacagtcaactacctggaacacctaggttggattctcaacctaaaaaagtctttcttaaagccagtaagaagactggagtatttgggtctggtcatagatacaagccaagagaaggtatttttacctcaggcaaagatcactgccttaagagagctgattctggtagtcaggaccaaaaagggtccttctgtccgccttttgTATGAGgctgttgggaaagatggtagcttaattcgaagcagttccctatgctcagtttcattcaagactactgcaacacagtatcctgtcggcctggaacaagaaggttcaggcattagattttccaatgcacctgtctcatgcagtgtgtcagagcctcagttggtggttaatacccgaaagcctgcagaaagggaaatcctttctaccggttacctggacggtggtaacaacggatgccagtcttttgggttggggagcagttctggaacagtctgcggtccaaggagAATGGTCCAAAACTGAGAGGACCttatccatcaacattctggagatccgtgcggcatatctagccctaaaggcctggactctcaggctacagggctgcccggtcagtatccagtctgacaatgccacagcagtggcttatatccatcatcaaggaggcaccaggagtcgggcagctcagagaagtgaaccagattttagtctgtgcagaaaagcatgtgccatgcatataggcagttttcattccagggatagagaactggcaggcagactatttGAGTTGCCAgcggttattcccaggggaatggtctcttcaccccgacgtcttttgggccatatgtcaaagatgggggggttccagatgtagatctctttgcatccagattcaacaaaaagatcgacaagtttgtggcaagaacaaaggatcctcttgcatgcgggacagatgtgttggtgattccgtggcatcggttctcactgatttatgcattccctcctattctactACTGCCACaactcctttgcaggatcaggcaggaaaagaagtcagtacttctggtggccccagcttggcccaggagagcttggtatgcagaaatagtaaggatgacagtaggttccccgtggaccctaccgtcacgtccagacctgttatctcagggtccagtgttccattcTGACTtataaatgctaaatttgacggtttggctattgaaacccacgttctgaagagttgtgggctttcaggtcctgtgatttctacattaatcaatgcaaggaagccagcttccagagtgatttatcatagagtctggaaagtttatgtatcctggtgtgaatccaggggttggcattccagaaaatatgtaataggtagaatgcttgactttctacaaatgggattagaaatgaagctggccttgagtactatcaagggccaggtctgggccttatcagtattatttcaacggccacttgcttcacattctttggtgcgaaactttatgcagggggtgacgtgtcttaatcctccggttaaggcgcccctaaacccctgggacttgaatttggttctgtcagttttacagaaacaaccttttgaaccaatacgtcaaattcccttggtcttgttgacaagaaagtacatttttctggtagccatttcttctgctagaagagtatgagaattagcagctctttcctgtaaagagccttatttaatcatacacaaggatagagtgatattgcgccctcatcctagcttcctaccgaaagtggtttcagattttcatctaaaccaagatattgttctgccttccttttttccagatccctgttctacggaagaaaggtcactacattctttggatgtagtaagagcagtcaaggcctatctgaaagcaactgctcaaattcgcaaaactgatgttttgttcgtgctgccagaaggtcccaatagaggacaggcagtgtcaaaatctaccatttctaaatggattcgacaaatgattattcaagcttacggtttgaaacagaaaattcctccttttcagatcaaggcacactccacaagggctattagtgcttcttgggcggtgcatcaccaggcctctatggctcaaatctgcaaggccgcaacctggtcttcagtccatacattcaccaaattttatcaggtggatgtgggaaggcatgaggatatcgcctttgggcatagtgtgctgcaggcagcggtacaaggtcctcaggtctgattacaccctatgTTATGTGGTCCcgtcccctcagatagcattgctctgggacgtcccatcagtaattactgaggctctgtgtcccgtgatgtacgagaaagaaaataggattttttataacagcttacctgtaaaatccttttcttttgatgtacattacgggacacagaggtcccgcccctcttctaatacacttatattgctttgctacaaaactgaggtatccctgtaaggggagggattatatagggggttgaacttcctgtttagggtgtgccagtgttcaatcgcctagtgataccctatataacccatcagtaattactgaggctctgtgtcccgtgatgtacataaaaagaaaaggattttacaggtaagctgttataaaaaatcctatttttcacacTCTGAAATAAACTATTGAAATTTCAAAGCTGCTTTAGATGAAGTATGTGAGAGATAAGCACACTGGGATGACTGGGGTAAGAATATTATTACAAAAGGCTTCTATTTATATTGGAAAGTGAAATTCTGCCGAAAATGGTGAACTAAGTctttaaagcggagtgccacccaaaaatggaacttctgctttaagggaggtaaccctctgacatgccacatttggcatgtcatattttttttgggggggggataccctcttttCCGAGGgtcccagcttccacttcctctcggcgcaccgcggcgccggaagggagatcacctctcctccctccctcttggcaatcatctgggacacgtcacaggtcccaaatgattgcccagccagtcatgACGCGCGGctcggctcgcgcatgtgcagtgggtgcccacagttacaatgccggcgccgcagagaggagagggagacgagcagggcttcgtccccccgcatcgctggatcgcAGGACAGGTACgtttctgattattaaaagtcaacagctgcagtatttgtagctgctgacttttaattttgtttgtttttttttttaagcagaactctgctttaagatagaAAAAACCACATTACTCAATGCAATTAAACAGTAaaacatcaaaaagaaaaaagattaaaTGTGTATAACACAAACCTTTAGCCTTTCATGCTGAATTGTTATTTTATTGACATCTCTCACGAGGGCTTTTACTTCATGTCCATGTTCCAATGCTTGAGACAATAAGTATAAACCTGTCTGGCCAGAAGCTCCAAGGATTGATAACTTCATTCTTGATGCCTGTTTGTGGAAAAGTACAAGTAAACTTCTCGGTCATTATTCTCTTGGAAAAGTTATTTTCTCAAAATGATAAGAATTGTCTAATATGTCTTTATAACAGAGTGTAAAAGATCCCAAAAATGTGTTCAAAAACACTTCAAGTCTTGTTTTGTACATTGTAAAAAATTTTTCACTTACTTTGGTATGCTAACATGTGTGGCACAAtcatcgttttcatatgcaggtgtcCTCGACACATGCATTTCTATTCATATATGTGGGGGGCTTTAAAAATTGCTATTTTATTGactatatttaactttttttttttcttcccacttaaatttattgctatcacacagggggcTGACAAGCCCCCTATGTTATAGTATAgtgcaggtgacaggttctcttttagcAGACATCAAAGGTCTATTCGATCCCTAATGTCACCTCTGCACACCACTGAAGCTAATAAAACACAGATTGTGCAAACAGTGAGTGTTCAGTGCTGTGCAGCTGCTGCTGCACGGCTGTCAACTTTTGTGCGGCTGTGTCCGTTGAGCTGCTGCGTCCACCTCTATAGGCTGCCCGCACAACGTTTAGGGTAGATGCAGATGCCAAAACAAAGGCAGCCAGCACAGAGAACAGGTACCATCACTTTCTCTTCATTCCACCACCTAAGCCACTGGGGCATGAATGAACTGAAACCAGAAGTGGTGATCAGTAAAACAGAAATTCTCAGGTGGTTTATCACTCCTCATCTACCAGTCTGGGTGGACTGATGATTTACTAGTCATCTGTTGACTCATATATAAattagttaattaaaaaaaaaaagcctaaagttattgtaaaccctcatatatacccagtgaagagaacagcctcagatgatgcacagaggtgaaacaaatcctcctaccttggtcttacttgtttatctgcagcctgcTCTTTTCTACATCCTTTCAAAAGATCTGAATTTAgataaaatccttcttcatctgtcaggagcacagaggagggggtggagagctgcagttagagctcttgtacagtgtgtgacagctgattggaggaaaggaacacccccccccttcacacacagAACAGGAATGAAGGAAGGatg
This window of the Aquarana catesbeiana isolate 2022-GZ linkage group LG01, ASM4218655v1, whole genome shotgun sequence genome carries:
- the LOC141106912 gene encoding flavin reductase (NADPH)-like; the protein is MKLSILGASGQTGLYLLSQALEHGHEVKALVRDVNKITIQHERLKVVEANIFSQESLVEHLQGQDAVMSCLGFSYKMFSSISGYTDSMKAIVGAMRQTEVNRMVVMTSWYTDTSSAQNSSFFVRNLLIPLIKSVLTNMFEMEQYLEKECPDLNWTVVRPPGLQNVPVTDKEILTHEGYFVPDENGYPCTNTVSRGDVARFMLSTLNDEKWTRKIVAMCCK